Below is a window of Nitrospinota bacterium DNA.
ACGTTCATCGAAAACCGCAGGTATATATCGGAAATGACGCTGATGGTGCAGGCGGAAGTGGGGGAGAGGCTGACAGCCACGGCGGGAGACGGCCATTACGGATCGCTTTCGGTCTTCGTCAATTACCATTGCCGGACGAGCCTTCTTTTCCGGGTCCCACCGGAATCTTTCCGCCCGGCTCCCAAAGTGGAATCCGCGGTGGTGCGTCTGGCGCCGCGCTTAAAGCCTGCGGTGGACGTTCCCGATGAGGATGGATATTTCAGGTTCGTCCAGACAGCCTTTGTCCATCGCAGAAAGACGATTCGCAACAACCTTAAGGCCGTTTGGGGGCACGTGGACAAATTGGACGAAGCGTTCACCGTGACCGCCATTGCGCCATCGTCCAGGCCGGAGGATGTTTCGATGGAAGGATTCGCGGCGCTTTACAGGGAATGGGTCAAGGATAGCAAGTAGCGCCTCTACCGCAAAAGTATCTCCCCCGGAAACAAAAGAACACCGCTTCGCCGTGGCCTGACCACGGTTCCACGCTTTATGAATCCGTGGTCAGCGACCACGGGGAAGCGTTAAGAGGCGGCCACAGAGAAACAGAAAATCATTTTCAACAATGGAATTCTTCTTTGGGAGCGCCACCAGCGCGTTTGCTGTAATCCCGGAAGCCGTCCCCGGCTCGCGCTTTGCTTGGCCGGGGTGACCGCCCTTGCGGGCTACAACACCCCGGACAGCATATTCATTTCGGCGGCAGGCGTACGATTGATATCCAGAAATTCTCTATCGACCGCACCACATGGATGAACTGGTCGAAGTCCAGCGGCTTTGTGATGTAGCAGTTCGCGTGGAGCTTGTATGTGCGC
It encodes the following:
- the rsmA gene encoding ribosomal RNA small subunit methyltransferase A, giving the protein MPGRGHTKQKKLGQCFLVDDGAVRRIVAGSGVAAADRVLEVGPGRGILTRALLHAGGIVHAVELDRELYDHLKKELGANPNLTLEKGNALRFDFGSFPAPYKIISNLPYSVSVALIKTFIENRRYISEMTLMVQAEVGERLTATAGDGHYGSLSVFVNYHCRTSLLFRVPPESFRPAPKVESAVVRLAPRLKPAVDVPDEDGYFRFVQTAFVHRRKTIRNNLKAVWGHVDKLDEAFTVTAIAPSSRPEDVSMEGFAALYREWVKDSK